A single Oryzias melastigma strain HK-1 linkage group LG24, ASM292280v2, whole genome shotgun sequence DNA region contains:
- the LOC112158144 gene encoding G-protein coupled receptor family C group 6 member A, whose amino-acid sequence MKTFQRFSFFVAFLLQFLFNTYWTMEAKAPGDIIIGGIFPIHESVQEHDSNNSTAWSCNRLSIGRLSQSMIMVYAIEEVNRKRELQNITLGYHIVDSCGEVAAALENVQVFMRKTRDLNDPTLPPVLAVIGGYYSEISVSVTRQLNLDKIPEISYGSTSGLLSDKNKFPSFMRTVPEDDHQVQAIIQILKHYNWNWVGVLTTDGEYGRYAIERLQIHADKAGICLAFVCVLPESLKEQRIMHTISKAANKIIESKKVSVIISFAKQNHMMYILEEVLQKPGGRGKVWVASDNWSQSTNVLNTSRWKLEDVGTVIGVTLKSSDAANYTKFLRNLDPEKYKNNSFLTDFFDLSGTEESKKDQLINLTYPYGLFSIQLAVKAITQALKDVCVKNKCTPDSLKPSEFKDALRAAQFSMDGKTYSFDEYGDLNSGYDVIVWKNQGSSIDMKNIIGYYDIKNQKLTFNSHVRDLRQFVRGVTSRCSEHCRHGTRRRREDSQPVCCYQCVPCPANHFSNKTGSSKIELWINGKRVTSLTLSQSHVSISVGMMGKAVLP is encoded by the exons atgaaaacttttcaacgtttcagcttttttgttgcatttttgctTCAGTTTCTTTTCAACACGTATTGGACAATGGAAGCCAAAGCTCCAGGTGATATAATCATTGGAGGGATATTTCCAATTCATGAAAGTGTGCAGGAACATGACAGTAACAATAGCACGGCATGGAGTTGTAACAG GTTAAGCATCGGGCGGCTGTCTCAGTCTATGATAATGGTGTACGCCATAGAGGAGGTGAACAGGAAACGTGAACTGCAGAACATCACTCTGGGGTATCATATAGTTGACTCCTGCGGGGAAGTCGCAGCAGCACTAGAAAATGTTCAAGtcttcatgagaaaaacac gtGATCTCAATGACCCCACACTCCCTCCTGTGCTGGCAGTCATAGGCGGTTATTACTCAGAGATCAGTGTGTCAGTTACAAGACAACTCAACCTGGATAAAATCCCTGAG ATAAGTTATGGGTCAACCTCTGGTCTACTGagtgataaaaacaaattccCAAGCTTCATGAGGACCGTACCTGAAGATGATCACCAAGTGCAGGCCATCATCCAGATTCTAAAGCACTACAACTGGAACTGGGTTGGCGTGTTGACCACCGACGGTGAATACGGACGCTATGCGATTGAACGCCTTCAGATCCACGCCGACAAAGCTGGCATCTGCCTTGCTTTCGTCTGCGTTCTACCAGAGTCTCTTAAGGAACAAAGAATCATGCACACCATTAGTAAAGCGGCCAACAAAATTATAGAGAGCAAAAAAGTCTCCGTCATCATTTCCTTCGCGAAGCAAAACCACATGATGTATATTTTGGAAGAGGTTCTCCAAAAACCTGGAGGCAGAGGAAAAGTTTGGGTGGCCAGTGATAACTGGTCACAATCAACCAATGTGCTGAACACTTCAAGGTGGAAGCTGGAGGATGTAGGAACAGTCATCGGAGTGACGCTGAAGTCTTCAGACGCGGCCAACTACACCAAGTTCCTCCGAAATCTGGATCCTGAGAAGTACAAAAACAACAGCTTCTTGACGGATTTCTTCGACTTGAGTGGAACTGAAGAGTCCAAGAAAGACCAGCTGATTAACTTGACATACCCTTATGGTTTGTTCAGTATTCAGCTCGCTGTCAAAGCAATCACTCAGGCTCTGAAAGACGTGTGCGTCAAGAACAAGTGCACACCAGACAGCTTAAAACCATCAGAG TTCAAGGATGCCTTAAGGGCAGCACAATTCTCCATGGATGGAAAAACGTACTCGTTTGATGAATACGGGGACCTGAACTCCGGATATGACGTGATTGTGTGGAAGAATCAGGGATCCTCTATAGACATGAAGAACATCATTGGTTactatgacatcaaaaatcagAAGCTGACTTTTAACTCACATGTCAGAGATTTGCGCCAATTTGTG CGAGGAGTGACATCCAGGTGCTCAGAGCACTGTCGCCATGGCaccaggaggaggagagaggacaGCCAGCCTGTTTGCTGCTATCAGTGTGTCCCCTGTCCTGCTAATCACTTTTCCAACAAAACCG GCAGCTCAAAGATTGAACTCTGGATTAATGGAAAGAGGGTCACCAGCCTCACCCTGTCCCAGAGCCATGTGAGCATTAGTGTAGGAATGATGGGTAAAGCCGTTCTCCCATGA